One genomic region from Tachysurus vachellii isolate PV-2020 chromosome 22, HZAU_Pvac_v1, whole genome shotgun sequence encodes:
- the ssuh2.1 gene encoding protein SSUH2 homolog isoform X3, producing MGYEDHKGGDCTDQIYPPPPDFIPEPENDRSASIPNVMLPHVSEDVAREALLKFVGKKWTYSSKPAQNLVFKDLKPFTVYRYRLETFTESRSSAWEHEIYTGQYVDGPQYGRIPPPWQVDVQPPPKFTDTVQKVRVPHTSSVKPCHQCQGKGHVRCTHCHSRGWISCMSCHGTVHGRNRKCVGCHGRGRKVCTWCHGNGHKTCRKCNGRKKLLHFIQLTVMWKSQVYEFIPDRLPEFPIKKFEKVSGEIFFIDESLLVYPIVGFPDQDICNASEEAIHEHLNKYSAVSRILQQRQSVELVPLTQAFYSYNGKNYDYFVYGTEKKVHTMKYPTSCTVL from the exons ATGGGCTATGAAGACCACAAAGGTGGAG ATTGCACGGATCAGATCTACCCTCCTCCACCTGACTTCATACCTGAGCCTGAGAATGACAGGAGTGCCTCCATCCCCAATGTGAT GCTGCCTCATGTGTCTGAAGATGTGGCCAGGGAGGCTTTGCTCAagtttgtggggaaaaaatggaCGTACAGCAGCAAACCTGCCCAGAACCTGGTCTTCAAGGATTTGAAACCTTTTACAGTGTATCGT tatCGCTTGGAAACATTTACAGAGTCCAGATCAAGTGCCTGGGAGCATGAGATATATACTG GTCAGTATGTGGACGGGCCGCAGTACGGCAGGATCCCTCCTCCGTGGCAGGTAGACGTACAACCTCCACCCAAATTCACTGACACGGTCCAGAAAGTGCGCGTGCCTCACACCTCATCTGTAAAG CCTTGTCATCAGTGCCAGGGGAAAGGACATGTGCGCTGTACACACTGCCATAGTAGAGGATGG ATCAGCTGTATGTCCTGTCATGGCACTGTACACGGTCGGAACAGAAAATGTGTTGGCTGCCATGGACGGGGAAGAAAAGT ATGTACATGGTGCCATGGTAATGGTCATAAAACATGCCGCAAGTGTAATGGGCGTAAAAAGCTGTTGCATTTCATTCAACTCACTGTCATGTG GAAGAGCCAAGTGTATGAGTTCATACCAGACCGGCTGCCTGAGTTCCCCATAAAGAAGTTTGAGAAGGTGTCTGGGGAAATCTTCTTTATAGATGAAAGTCTCCTG GTATATCCAATCGTAGGTTTCCCTGACCAGGATATTTGCAACGCCTCTGAAGAAGCCATCCATGAGCACTTGAACAAATACTCTGCTGTCAGTCGCATCTTGCAGCAG AGACAGTCAGTAGAGTTGGTGCCTCTTACTCAAGCCTTCTACTCCTACAATGGGAAAAACTATGACTATTTTGTTTATGGGACTGAAAAGAAGGTTCACACCATGAAATATCCGACTTCCTGCACTGTGCTGTAG
- the ssuh2.1 gene encoding protein SSUH2 homolog isoform X1, which produces MDEKETFDPSIPEEGPSVPPAGWLDSVMGYEDHKGGDCTDQIYPPPPDFIPEPENDRSASIPNVMLPHVSEDVAREALLKFVGKKWTYSSKPAQNLVFKDLKPFTVYRYRLETFTESRSSAWEHEIYTGQYVDGPQYGRIPPPWQVDVQPPPKFTDTVQKVRVPHTSSVKPCHQCQGKGHVRCTHCHSRGWISCMSCHGTVHGRNRKCVGCHGRGRKVCTWCHGNGHKTCRKCNGRKKLLHFIQLTVMWKSQVYEFIPDRLPEFPIKKFEKVSGEIFFIDESLLVYPIVGFPDQDICNASEEAIHEHLNKYSAVSRILQQRQSVELVPLTQAFYSYNGKNYDYFVYGTEKKVHTMKYPTSCTVL; this is translated from the exons ATGGATGAGaaag aAACTTTTGATCCAAGTATTCCCGAGGAGGGTCCTTCAGTGCCACCTGCAGGCTGGTTGGACAGTGTGATGGGCTATGAAGACCACAAAGGTGGAG ATTGCACGGATCAGATCTACCCTCCTCCACCTGACTTCATACCTGAGCCTGAGAATGACAGGAGTGCCTCCATCCCCAATGTGAT GCTGCCTCATGTGTCTGAAGATGTGGCCAGGGAGGCTTTGCTCAagtttgtggggaaaaaatggaCGTACAGCAGCAAACCTGCCCAGAACCTGGTCTTCAAGGATTTGAAACCTTTTACAGTGTATCGT tatCGCTTGGAAACATTTACAGAGTCCAGATCAAGTGCCTGGGAGCATGAGATATATACTG GTCAGTATGTGGACGGGCCGCAGTACGGCAGGATCCCTCCTCCGTGGCAGGTAGACGTACAACCTCCACCCAAATTCACTGACACGGTCCAGAAAGTGCGCGTGCCTCACACCTCATCTGTAAAG CCTTGTCATCAGTGCCAGGGGAAAGGACATGTGCGCTGTACACACTGCCATAGTAGAGGATGG ATCAGCTGTATGTCCTGTCATGGCACTGTACACGGTCGGAACAGAAAATGTGTTGGCTGCCATGGACGGGGAAGAAAAGT ATGTACATGGTGCCATGGTAATGGTCATAAAACATGCCGCAAGTGTAATGGGCGTAAAAAGCTGTTGCATTTCATTCAACTCACTGTCATGTG GAAGAGCCAAGTGTATGAGTTCATACCAGACCGGCTGCCTGAGTTCCCCATAAAGAAGTTTGAGAAGGTGTCTGGGGAAATCTTCTTTATAGATGAAAGTCTCCTG GTATATCCAATCGTAGGTTTCCCTGACCAGGATATTTGCAACGCCTCTGAAGAAGCCATCCATGAGCACTTGAACAAATACTCTGCTGTCAGTCGCATCTTGCAGCAG AGACAGTCAGTAGAGTTGGTGCCTCTTACTCAAGCCTTCTACTCCTACAATGGGAAAAACTATGACTATTTTGTTTATGGGACTGAAAAGAAGGTTCACACCATGAAATATCCGACTTCCTGCACTGTGCTGTAG
- the ssuh2.1 gene encoding protein SSUH2 homolog isoform X2, with amino-acid sequence MDEKETFDPSIPEEGPSVPPAGWLDSVMGYEDHKDCTDQIYPPPPDFIPEPENDRSASIPNVMLPHVSEDVAREALLKFVGKKWTYSSKPAQNLVFKDLKPFTVYRYRLETFTESRSSAWEHEIYTGQYVDGPQYGRIPPPWQVDVQPPPKFTDTVQKVRVPHTSSVKPCHQCQGKGHVRCTHCHSRGWISCMSCHGTVHGRNRKCVGCHGRGRKVCTWCHGNGHKTCRKCNGRKKLLHFIQLTVMWKSQVYEFIPDRLPEFPIKKFEKVSGEIFFIDESLLVYPIVGFPDQDICNASEEAIHEHLNKYSAVSRILQQRQSVELVPLTQAFYSYNGKNYDYFVYGTEKKVHTMKYPTSCTVL; translated from the exons ATGGATGAGaaag aAACTTTTGATCCAAGTATTCCCGAGGAGGGTCCTTCAGTGCCACCTGCAGGCTGGTTGGACAGTGTGATGGGCTATGAAGACCACAAAG ATTGCACGGATCAGATCTACCCTCCTCCACCTGACTTCATACCTGAGCCTGAGAATGACAGGAGTGCCTCCATCCCCAATGTGAT GCTGCCTCATGTGTCTGAAGATGTGGCCAGGGAGGCTTTGCTCAagtttgtggggaaaaaatggaCGTACAGCAGCAAACCTGCCCAGAACCTGGTCTTCAAGGATTTGAAACCTTTTACAGTGTATCGT tatCGCTTGGAAACATTTACAGAGTCCAGATCAAGTGCCTGGGAGCATGAGATATATACTG GTCAGTATGTGGACGGGCCGCAGTACGGCAGGATCCCTCCTCCGTGGCAGGTAGACGTACAACCTCCACCCAAATTCACTGACACGGTCCAGAAAGTGCGCGTGCCTCACACCTCATCTGTAAAG CCTTGTCATCAGTGCCAGGGGAAAGGACATGTGCGCTGTACACACTGCCATAGTAGAGGATGG ATCAGCTGTATGTCCTGTCATGGCACTGTACACGGTCGGAACAGAAAATGTGTTGGCTGCCATGGACGGGGAAGAAAAGT ATGTACATGGTGCCATGGTAATGGTCATAAAACATGCCGCAAGTGTAATGGGCGTAAAAAGCTGTTGCATTTCATTCAACTCACTGTCATGTG GAAGAGCCAAGTGTATGAGTTCATACCAGACCGGCTGCCTGAGTTCCCCATAAAGAAGTTTGAGAAGGTGTCTGGGGAAATCTTCTTTATAGATGAAAGTCTCCTG GTATATCCAATCGTAGGTTTCCCTGACCAGGATATTTGCAACGCCTCTGAAGAAGCCATCCATGAGCACTTGAACAAATACTCTGCTGTCAGTCGCATCTTGCAGCAG AGACAGTCAGTAGAGTTGGTGCCTCTTACTCAAGCCTTCTACTCCTACAATGGGAAAAACTATGACTATTTTGTTTATGGGACTGAAAAGAAGGTTCACACCATGAAATATCCGACTTCCTGCACTGTGCTGTAG